One genomic window of Candidatus Coatesbacteria bacterium includes the following:
- a CDS encoding NAD-dependent epimerase/dehydratase family protein: MAAGRRSGVHLRRARYRPGRVLPRRRRGRGVRRLRLDGPGKWRASGAGAGLPVRQRRFRPGLPDRGQRPRFVQPGRRQRRRRTQRTLRPLEQRRRHPGGLLLLRRGRERVRSQRHRPRPVSLARLPTDGLPAGRGGLLVVSRVVVTGATGHLGANLVPLLLEHGRRVRCLIHRSTGELTGLPVETVSGDVLEPASLHWAFNGAAICFNLAGVVSISGGRGGLVEGVNVEGAANVAAACRKLGLRLVHCSSVQAFTLRRDADALDETAPLNRSADAPAYDQAKARGVLAVRREIRRGLDAVICYPTAVLGPRDYAPSRMGRLLLALARRRLPCLVEGGFDWVDARDAARGLLAAAERGRCDGDYLLGGHYLSLAELARRWCALLGVPAPRLTTPPGPARLGAPIVELYHRLVGGEPLFTATALRTLARGGRVDCGRARRELGYTPRPFDDTLRTTAAWFQHQGLLSTTDTLRR; encoded by the coding sequence CTGGCGGCTGGGCGCCGGTCTGGAGTACACCTTCGGCGAGCACGTTACCGCCCTGGTCGAGTACTACCACGACGACGCCGGGGCCGCGGAGTTCGCCGACTACGACTGGACGGCCCTGGCAAGTGGAGAGCGTCTGGTGCTGGGGCGGGATTACCTGTTCGCCAGCGTCGATTTCGACCTGGGCTCCCTGATCGTGGCCAACGTCCTCGGTTTGTTCAACCCGGCCGACGGCAGCGGCGTCGCCGGACCCAGCGTACGCTTCGACCTCTCGAACAACGTCGACGCCACCCTGGGGGGCTTCTACTTCTTCGGCGGGGAAGAGAGCGAGTTCGGTCACAACGGCATCGACCTCGGCCTGTATCGCTTGCCCGCCTACCCACCGATGGCCTACCTGCGGGTCGAGGCGGCCTTTTAGTGGTCTCAAGGGTCGTGGTAACCGGGGCGACGGGACACCTCGGCGCCAACCTAGTCCCCCTGCTGCTCGAGCACGGCCGGCGGGTACGCTGTCTGATCCACCGCTCGACGGGGGAACTGACCGGCCTACCCGTCGAGACCGTTTCCGGCGACGTACTCGAACCGGCGAGCCTACACTGGGCCTTCAACGGAGCCGCGATCTGTTTCAATCTCGCCGGGGTGGTCTCGATCAGCGGCGGGCGCGGCGGCCTCGTCGAAGGGGTCAACGTCGAAGGCGCGGCCAACGTCGCCGCCGCCTGCCGGAAGCTCGGCCTGCGCCTCGTCCATTGCTCCTCGGTCCAGGCCTTTACTCTCCGCCGGGACGCTGACGCACTGGATGAGACGGCCCCGCTCAATCGTTCCGCCGACGCCCCGGCCTACGATCAAGCCAAGGCCCGCGGGGTCCTGGCCGTGCGGCGGGAGATCCGGCGCGGTCTGGACGCCGTCATTTGTTACCCCACCGCCGTTCTCGGTCCCCGGGATTACGCCCCCTCGCGCATGGGCCGCCTGCTGCTGGCCCTGGCCCGGCGCAGGCTGCCCTGCCTGGTCGAAGGCGGCTTCGACTGGGTCGACGCCCGCGACGCCGCGCGGGGCCTGCTGGCGGCGGCGGAGCGCGGCCGGTGCGACGGCGACTACCTCCTCGGCGGTCACTACCTGAGCCTCGCGGAACTCGCCCGGCGGTGGTGCGCCCTCCTCGGCGTCCCGGCGCCCCGCTTGACGACGCCCCCGGGGCCGGCCCGACTCGGCGCGCCGATCGTCGAACTCTACCACCGCCTGGTCGGCGGCGAACCCCTGTTCACCGCTACGGCTCTGCGAACCCTCGCACGAGGCGGGCGCGTCGACTGCGGTCGCGCCCGGCGCGAACTCGGCTATACCCCCCGCCCCTTCGACGACACCCTGCGGACCACGGCTGCCTGGTTCCAGCACCAAGGCCTGTTGTCCACAACCGACACCTTACGACGATGA
- a CDS encoding DUF1295 domain-containing protein — protein sequence MSETTLLRLLLYVWLGIAGATAVVLLFVSAPYGRHRRDGWGPTIANRLGWLLMEAPSPLLYLALFLLGERTTNPVNLAFCALWLGHYLYRAFVFPWLLRDRGKGIPLAVTGMAFFFNLINAYTNSRWLNALGPAYDAAWLTDPRFLAGTALFVAGFLTHLWADAGLRGLRRPAEDGYRIPRGGLFELVSCPNYLGEIVQWTGWALLTWSLPGLVFAVWTAANLVPRALSHHQWYKETFADYPSRRRAVLPGLL from the coding sequence ATGAGCGAAACCACCCTCCTGCGCCTGCTGCTCTATGTCTGGCTCGGTATCGCCGGGGCGACGGCCGTCGTGCTGCTCTTCGTCAGCGCTCCCTACGGTCGCCACCGGCGCGACGGCTGGGGACCGACCATCGCCAACCGCCTGGGCTGGCTGCTGATGGAGGCCCCCTCGCCCCTGCTCTACCTGGCGCTCTTCCTCCTCGGCGAGCGGACGACCAACCCCGTCAACCTCGCCTTCTGCGCCCTCTGGCTGGGCCACTACCTCTACCGGGCTTTCGTCTTTCCCTGGCTGCTGCGCGACCGCGGGAAGGGGATTCCCCTGGCCGTGACGGGAATGGCCTTCTTCTTCAACCTGATCAACGCCTACACCAACAGCCGCTGGCTCAACGCCCTCGGCCCGGCCTACGACGCCGCCTGGCTGACCGACCCCCGCTTCCTCGCCGGAACGGCCCTCTTCGTCGCCGGTTTCCTCACCCACCTGTGGGCCGACGCCGGGCTGCGCGGCCTGCGCAGACCCGCCGAAGACGGCTATCGCATCCCCCGGGGCGGGCTGTTCGAGCTGGTCAGTTGTCCCAACTACCTGGGCGAGATCGTCCAGTGGACGGGCTGGGCCCTGTTGACCTGGAGCCTGCCCGGCCTGGTGTTCGCCGTCTGGACGGCGGCCAACCTGGTCCCCCGGGCGCTGTCCCACCACCAGTGGTACAAGGAAACCTTCGCCGATTACCCGTCGCGCCGCAGGGCCGTACTCCCCGGGCTGCTGTGA
- the thyX gene encoding FAD-dependent thymidylate synthase, with protein sequence MDGDWTGVLNGRTELEVELLTITPQAEALIERAGRTCYLSFEKAGPGSAGRFCRMLLRRGHESVFEHATATFRVIGGSRAFTHQLVRHRLCSFSQQSQRYVEEGGFGSVTPPSIAGEEEARRIFAEHLADCEARYRALRGLGVPKEDARFVLPNAATSEIVVSANLRQWRTVLKLRGHPTAQWEIRRFAVAVYRELVEHVPNVFADLSVTTAGDGLEPVDPRGGGK encoded by the coding sequence GTGGATGGCGACTGGACGGGTGTCTTGAACGGGAGGACGGAGTTGGAGGTCGAGCTGCTGACGATCACGCCGCAGGCCGAGGCGCTCATCGAGCGCGCCGGGCGGACGTGCTACCTGTCCTTCGAGAAGGCGGGCCCCGGTTCAGCGGGGCGTTTCTGCCGGATGCTGCTGCGCCGGGGGCACGAGTCGGTCTTCGAGCACGCAACAGCAACGTTTCGGGTTATCGGCGGCTCCCGGGCTTTCACTCATCAGTTGGTTAGACACCGCCTGTGCTCCTTCTCGCAGCAGTCCCAACGCTACGTCGAGGAAGGCGGCTTCGGGTCGGTCACCCCGCCCAGCATCGCCGGGGAAGAAGAGGCACGGCGGATCTTCGCGGAGCACCTGGCCGACTGCGAGGCGCGCTACCGGGCGCTGCGCGGGCTGGGTGTTCCCAAGGAAGACGCCCGTTTCGTGCTGCCCAACGCCGCGACCAGCGAGATCGTGGTCAGCGCCAACCTGCGCCAGTGGCGAACCGTCTTGAAACTGCGCGGCCATCCGACGGCCCAGTGGGAGATCCGCCGTTTCGCCGTGGCGGTATACCGTGAGCTGGTCGAGCACGTCCCCAACGTCTTCGCCGATCTTAGCGTGACCACCGCCGGGGACGGGCTGGAACCGGTCGACCCCCGCGGGGGCGGTAAGTGA
- a CDS encoding geranylgeranyl reductase family protein, translating to MRPPDSVEVLVVGAGPAGSEFARRLAAAGREVLLVEKRPEIGNPVRCAEAVERDPLVRVCGEPPPECVASPIHGAVGHAPDGRRVVYETEEVVGLTLNRRLFDRWLAGRAAAAGAEVLTRTRLVGLERPDDDWRVVLRRGGEQHELRSRLVVAADGVEGSTLRRAGIGKPWVSKRMHSGVQARVVGLPRREPPLIELHLGRERFPGGYGWCFPLGGDRANIGLCLEPPLGVDEELRGRLEAFLARSYPGARPVEFVAGTIPALDKPRRIVADGLLALGDAAGHAEPFSGGGIANALQGAAVAAEVAVTALDGGNVAEDSLRPYVENWNAGVGRSLRRYAKLRRFYLSLKDRDFNDALELLERQLERWRTGKRSSVLSLLTSVVTSSPRLLLKARHLL from the coding sequence GTGAGGCCGCCGGACAGCGTCGAGGTCCTCGTAGTCGGCGCCGGTCCGGCGGGGAGTGAATTCGCCCGCCGCCTGGCCGCCGCGGGCCGCGAGGTCCTGTTGGTCGAGAAACGGCCCGAGATCGGCAACCCGGTGCGCTGCGCCGAAGCCGTCGAGCGGGATCCCCTGGTGCGGGTCTGCGGCGAGCCGCCGCCCGAGTGCGTGGCTTCGCCCATTCACGGCGCCGTGGGCCACGCCCCCGACGGTCGCCGGGTGGTCTACGAAACCGAGGAGGTCGTCGGCCTGACCCTCAACCGTCGGCTGTTCGACCGCTGGCTGGCGGGCCGGGCCGCCGCCGCCGGGGCCGAGGTGCTGACGCGGACGCGGTTGGTCGGCCTGGAGCGCCCGGACGACGACTGGCGGGTCGTTTTGCGTCGGGGCGGAGAGCAGCACGAGCTGCGCAGCCGCCTCGTCGTAGCCGCCGACGGCGTCGAGGGTTCCACTTTGCGACGGGCGGGTATCGGGAAGCCCTGGGTGTCCAAGCGGATGCACAGCGGCGTCCAGGCCCGCGTCGTCGGCCTGCCGCGTCGCGAGCCGCCCCTGATCGAGCTGCACCTCGGCCGGGAGCGTTTTCCCGGCGGCTACGGCTGGTGCTTCCCCCTCGGCGGAGACCGGGCCAACATCGGTCTTTGCCTGGAGCCGCCCCTGGGGGTCGACGAGGAGCTGCGCGGACGGCTGGAGGCGTTCCTGGCGCGCAGCTACCCCGGCGCCCGTCCCGTCGAGTTCGTCGCCGGGACGATCCCGGCCCTGGACAAGCCGCGGCGGATCGTCGCCGACGGTCTGCTGGCGCTGGGCGACGCCGCCGGTCACGCCGAGCCCTTCTCCGGCGGCGGCATCGCCAACGCCCTCCAGGGGGCCGCGGTCGCCGCCGAGGTCGCGGTAACGGCCCTGGACGGCGGGAACGTGGCCGAGGACTCCCTCAGGCCCTACGTCGAGAACTGGAACGCCGGCGTCGGACGCAGCCTGCGCCGTTACGCCAAGCTGCGCCGCTTTTACCTCAGCCTGAAGGATCGGGACTTCAACGACGCCCTGGAGCTGTTGGAGCGCCAACTGGAGCGCTGGCGCACGGGTAAACGCTCGTCGGTTCTCTCCCTGCTGACCTCGGTGGTGACCTCTTCGCCCCGTCTGCTGCTCAAGGCCCGTCATCTGCTCTAG